From the genome of Rhizobacter sp. AJA081-3:
CGAACAGGCTGCCGGCGCGCTTCTCGGCGGTGTCGAGCATGAGCGCGGGAAAGCCCAGCGTGCGCGCCCGCGCGACGGCGTGCTGGTCGAGGCCGCGGTCGGCGATGAACACCGGCACCACCGGGCGGCCGCAGTTGGCCAGCGCGAACAGCACCGCGCCGGCACCCGGGTCGCGCTCGATGCCCACCTTGACGTAGTCGACCCCGCACGCACCCACCGCCTCGACCCGCGCGAGGATGGCGCCCGAATCGGGCATCGGCAAGTCGCCGATCGTGGCGCTGATGGGTAGCGTGATGCCGCGCTCGCGCAGCGCCACGACGACGGCGCGGATGGTCTCGATCGGCAGCCCGCCCAGCGCGCCCTGCCCTGGCTCCTTCAAATCGATGAAGTCGGCGCCGCCGGCCGCGGCGAGCAGCGCCTCCTCGACATTGCGAACGCTGACCAGCAGGCGCATGCTCAAGCCACACCCTTCGCGCGATGGGCCGCCACCGCCTCCTGCAGCCAGCCCCAGGCCTCGTGCTCGCCGGCACCGGCAGTCTTGTCGATGGCGATCTGCAGGTATGCCATCTCGGCCTCGACCTTGTCGGGCGCGAGCATGTGCAGCCGGCTCACCAGCACCGCGCCCTCCACCACCGCCGCCTGGGCGCGGTTCAGGCCCATGAAGGGCGCATGGCTCGCCTCGTGCACACGCGCCAAGCGCAGCACCGGGCGCTGAACGTCGTCGACAGACTCGTCCAGCGCCAGCTCCACGTGCGCCAGCGCGCAGGCCAGCCGCTGCCCGGCGATGCGCTCGGCCGGCAGCAGCGGCCAGGTGCGACGGCCGGTCACGCAACCGGCGAACACGCGCGTGTCGGTGATCAGGTTGAGCACGGCGTGGCGCGTGGCCAGCACGTTGGACAGCGTGGTCGAGGGTTTGAAGGGCATCAGCACCACGCGGCCGGCCTGGTAGCGCACGCCCATCGGCGCGATGTGCGGCGCGCCCTCGGGCGACAGCGTGGTGACCACGGTTTCGAAGATCTGGTCGTTCATCGTCAGGTCTCGGACTTCTTCGGCGTGGCGCGGGTCGGGCCTGGCGCGCACCATGCATTCAGGTCGTCGGCTTCGCGGTCGACGGCACAGCCCCAGTCGAGCGGCTGGTCCTGCGTGTAGCGCTTGCCGAGTTGCCAGGCGAGCTGGGCATGTGCAAGTTCCACGCCCATGTAGAAGGCATGCGAGGCGTCGCCCTCCAGGCCGAGCTGAGGCCACAGCTCGAAGGCGTCTTGCCCCGTTCTCATGCCGTCGCGGTTGTAGACGTGCAGGCCCTGCTGCGACACCTGCACGCGGAAGTTCGGGTCGCGCACCTGCGCCGCGGTGGCAGCGATCTCGTCGGGCGTGTCGGGGAACGGATGTTTGGCGTGCACCGTCATCAGCGCGTCGTTCATCCCCTTGGGCAGCGAGCGCTGGCGCGCGGCGGCATGCATGATGCGCCGCGCCCAGTCGGCCTCCTTCACCGCGCGACGCGCATGCGCACTGACCTGCGTGGTCAGCACCGCGGCGACGTTCAGCTCGGCAGCCATGCCGAACAGCAGCGCGTTGATGCCGCTGGTGTCGGCTTCGGTGAGTTCGGTGAGGTTGCCCACGCCCATCATGATCGGCGCCTCGGGGTAGCGCGCGCGCAGCGCGTGGTAACGAACGATCGACGCCACCAGCCCGAACGGGATCGGGTCGAGGATCGGGTCGGCGAGGAAGGCGCGGCCCTTGGCGCGCAACGCATCGATCGCCGCGTGCAGCGAGGACTCGTCGTGCGGGGTGCGTGGGATCAGCACCGGCGTGGCCGCCACCTCGTCGGCGACCCACAGCGTGTCGACCGTCAGGCTGAGCAGGTAGTCGGCGCCGGCGCGGCCGCCGCGCAGCAGCTCCTGCACGTCGACCGAATCGACGCTGACGGCGAAGCCTTCTGCCTTCAGCGCCCGCACGCTGTCCTCGAGGTGCGCGAACGCGGTCTCGGGCAGGCAACCGAGGTCGATGACGTCGGCGCCGTCGCGCTGGAGTGCATGCGCGCGCGCCACGATGGCCTCGACCGACAGGCGCGGCGCGTCGACGATCTCGGCGAAGATCGCCACCTCGTATTCGCTCAGGTCCTCGGGCTTCGCGGCGCGATTGAAGAAGCGCGGCAGGTCCTTCAGCTCCTCCGGCCCACGCATCACGGGGATGCCGAAGTGCGCCGTCAGCGCGTCCAGGTCGCCGCGGCAGCGGCCGGGCACGACGATGCGGCTGGCCTGCACGGGCGCCTCGACGCGGCGGCGGATCATGTCGGCCGTCATCAGCGCGGCGACCTGCAGGCCGATCTCTCGCACCTCGTAGGTGAAGGGCGCGTCGTCGATGCCGGCCAGCACGCGCTCGAGCTGAGGCTGCGCGAGCCGGCCGGTCAGGAAGAGGATGTGGTCCATGCGAGAGAGAGTGCATCGAGCCGCCGTTGCAGCGCGGCCTCGAGTTCCGCCGGCGAACACACCACTTCGCAGAAGTCGATCTCGCGCAGGCGCTCCACGTTGTCGAGCTCGACGCGGCGCGGCCGCAGCGTCACCCAGTCGTGCGGCGACTTCGTCACCACCACCGGCTCGGTGTCGCAGGCAAACACGATGCCCGGGATGCCCAGCTTGCCGGCCTGCGCGAACATGTTGGTGGGCAGCGTGTCGCTGATGCCGACCACACACTTGGCCACCGTGTTGCTGGTGGCCGGCGCGATCACCACCGTGTGATAGACGTCGTCGTAGAGCATGCCCACCGGCACGGCGCTGGCCGTCTTGTCGCGCACGAGGCGGAAGCCCGGCGCGAAACGCGGACGCAGCTCGTCCAGTGGCATCTTGTAGATCGGCAGCACCTCTTCGGCCGCGTCGGACAGGAACAGGTCCAGCGCCGGCAGCCGCGCGGCCAGCGCGATCGATTCATCGAGGTAGTGGCCCGAGCCGGTGATGCACCAGGCGAAGCGCGAGCGCGGCGGCAGGGGCGAAGCGAAGTCGTCGCCCGGCCGGTCAGTCGGGGTGCGAGACTTCGATGTGAAGCTTGTGGAGCTTGCGGTAGAGGGTGTTTCGGCTGACATCGAGCGCCTTGGCGACATTGCTCACGTTCCAGCGATGCTGTTCGAGCAATTGGAGCAGAACCTGGCGCTCGTTGGCCTGGATCGGGTTGAGTTTGACCGGCAGGTCGTCGCCGCCCAGGTCGTCGGCCATCGACGCGGCCAGGCGCATTGCCGAGGACGCCTGCGGCGGCAGCGTGGGTGCGGCGGCCACATGGATCAGCGTGGGCAGGTGCTCGCGCGTGATCGGCTTGCCATCGGCCAGCGCCGCCGCCGTGCGCAGCACGTGGCGCAGTTGGCGGATGTTGCCCGGCCACGGGTGCTCGAGCAGCAGCCGCTCGGCCTCGGCGGTGAGCGAGCCCGCGCCGCCGGCCTCGGCGGCCAGCACGGCCAGCATCAGGTCGCGGCGGTCACTGCGGTCGCGCAGCGGCGGCAGTTGCAGCTCGATGCCGGCCAGTCGGTAGTAGAGGTCTTCGCGGAAGCGCCCTTCGCGCACCAGCGCCGGCAGATGCTGGTGGCTGGCGCTGATGAGCTGGAAGTCGACCGGATGGGTCTCCTCGGTGCCCAGCGGCGTGACCTGGCGCTCGTCGAGCACGCGCAGCAGCCGGGCCTGCAGCTCCAGCGGCATGTCGGCGATCTCGTCGAGGAACAGCGTGCCGCCGTCCGCCTGCAGAATCTTGCCGCGCCGGCCGGTGCGCTGAGCGCCGGTAAAGGCGCCAGCGCGGTAGCCGAACAGCTCGGACTCGATCAGCGTCTCCGGCAGGCTGGCGCAGTTGACCGCCACGAAGGCTCCGGCCGCGTGCGGGCTGGCCTCGTGCACGGCGCGCGCGAAAACCTCCTTGCCGGAGCCCGTCTCGCCGCACAGCAGCACCGGTGTCTGGCGGGCGATGACGCGGCGTGCCGTGTCCAGGTGGGCGACCAGCCGCACGTCCTTGAAGGTGGTGCCGCTGGCCGGCTTCGGCGCGGCCAGCCGGGCGGGTGTGCGCGCCGGGGCGAGTTGCCCGGCGTTGGCGGCCACGGTCGGGCCGGCGACCATCGGCGCCTTCGCGTCCGATGCCGGCCGGCGCGCCACCGCGAAGAAGCGCAGCGCGGCGTTGGCGCGGTAGGTCACCACCGGGTGGAACGACGCCGAGGTGCTGCGTTGCAGCATGTCCTCCAGCGAGGTCTGGAAGAGGTCTTCGATGCGGTGCGAGCGGATGTCTTCCATCGACTGCAGGCCGAGCTGGAACAGCGCGCTGCGGTTGGCGGCGAGGATGCGCCCGTCGTCGCCGACGGCCAGCTTGCCCTCGTGCAGCGTGTAGACGAACTCCGGCCGGCTGTGGAAGTGCAGCGGGTGCGCGTTGCGGTAGCGCGCGTCGATCAGGCGGTTCTCGATCATGCGCGCCGTCATGCCCAGCAGCACGAGCAGGTGCTGCTGCATCAGGCTGGAGCGGCTGGTCACGTCGAGCACCGCGGCGATCTCGCCGGAGGGGTCGTACACCGGCACGGCCGAGCAGGTGAGCTGGGTGAACTGGGTGAAGAAATGGTCTTCGCGGCGCACCGACACCGGCCCGGCCGCAGCCAGGCAGGTGCCCATGCCGTTGGTGCCGGCCGCCGTCTCGCTCCACATGCCGCCCACGCGCAGGCCCAATGGGCCGACCTCGGCGGCGAACTCGGGTGACGAGACCATGTGCACGATCACGCCGTCGGTGTCGGTCAGCACCACCGCCGCCTCCGCATCGGCGAGCTGCTGGTACAGCGTGGTCATCTCGTAGCGGGCGCAGGCGATGACATCGGCGCGGCGGGCGCGGCGCTCCTCGAGCTCGACACGCGCGACGAAGGCCGGCTCGCAGGCCTTGGCCGGGTCGAGCCGGTATTCGTTGAGGCAGCGGCTCCAGGACTGCGCCACCGGGTCGTTGGCCTGCTCGGGCACGCCACTGCGCACCAGCTCCAGGATCCGGTCGGCATGCCGGTGGGCTTCACGCATGGTCAAGGTCATCGTGGTCTCCAGGACGAGCCAAGAGCGGTTTCGGGAACAATTCCTGATTGTCGGTTCGGGCCGCTGGCCTTCGCACCGGGTAAACCACGGGTGCGTTAACCTCTTGCGGGCCTGCATTTTGCAGCCCTTCCGCGAGCCTGCCCGCAGAACACGGAGAAACTGCCTTGACCCCCCTCAATGTCCGCCCGACCGGCTTCGCGGCCGCACCTGCCCAAGGACCGCAATCGAGCGCGGCGATGGACCTGATCTTCATCGAGGGCTTCACGGGCCAGACGGTGATCGGCATCCACCACACCGAACTGCACGACCCGCAGCCGGTGGTGATCGACCTGCACGCCGGCCTGCCGAGATCGCGCGCCTGCGACACCGACCGCATCGGCGACACCATCGACTACGGCGTGGTGCGCGAGCGCCTGCAGCGCCTGCTGGTCGAACACCGGCTGCAGCTGCTCGAGGCCTTTGCCGAGGCGATTGCCGACATCCTGCTCGACGAGTTCCGCGCCAGCTGGGTGCGCGTGAAGGTGGTCAAGCCACGCAAGTTCGACGATGTGCAGGCGGTGGGCGTGCAGATCGAGCGCCATGCCGCCGAGACCGACACGCCGGCCCAGCGCGAGCAGCGCGGCGCCGCGGTGCTGCACCTGATCGGCAGTGGCATGGTGCCCGGCGGTCGCTGAGCCGCCCCAGAACGAAAAAGCCGACCGGCGGACCGGTCGGCAATCTCAAACCCTCTCTCTCCCGACGCACCGTCGCCGGTGCGCCGCTCTCTTCACTTCGCCTGGAACGGGTGGGCCACCGAGCCCTTCTTGGCAACCACTTCGGCGGCCGTGGGCGAACCGGCGACAGCGCGCTGGATCGACTCGCGAACGGCCTTGTAGTTGTATTCCTGGATCTTCTTGTCGTCTTCGGCCAGCCAGTGGATGAAGACGCCGACGCAGATGAACAGGTTGTCGGCTTCGGCGGCGGGGATCGTGCCGTCCTCGACGCTGTCGGCCACGGCCATTGCCACGCCGCGCTGGGCGGGGCCGAACATCTGGACGGCCTGCTTGGCGCCCTTGATGGTGACCTTGTTGAACATCACGGTGGACGGCTTGGTCAGCAGGTTCGGTGCGACCACGGCCAGCAGCGACGTGAAACCATCCTTGTTGTTGGTCAGCGCGTTGGCGAAGGCGGACTCCGCAGCCGAGCCGCGCGGCCCGATGATCAGGTCGATGTGCGCAACTTCGTTGCCGTCACCGACGAGGGACTCGCCAACCATCATGCGATCGATTTTTGCCATGGCGTTTGTATCTCCTGTGAATGTGATTCTCTGAGTGTCGACACACTGGCCTCAGTCCAGCGCGTCGCAAACGCTATCACGTTCCATGCCACTGCGGGCCGAGCAGGCTCGCGATCATGAGGGTGGCGACGGTCAGATCGGCGCTCGTGCCGGGGTTGATGCCCCGTGCCTTGAGGGATTCGTCCCAGGCGGCGAATGCGGGCTCGCCGTCGGGCGAAGCATGCCCTCGCCACGCCTGCGCCGCCGTCATGACAGTGTGTGCCACGGCCTCGCCGTGTTTTCGAACAATGTGTGAATCGGGAATGGCGCCCAGAAACCCCAGGAAGACGCGCGCAACGGCGGCCTTCGTGGCCGCATCGGGCGCCTCGCCCGCCGGGCGGACCCCCAGTACAAACCCTGAGGGCCACACCGCCCGGCCGATGTCGAACAGGTCCGCATGGCCGCTGGCGTACTGCTGTGCGATGCGATCGCGCGACGCGGCCAGCCGCATCGCCTCGCGCAGGCCGACCGTGGGCTCGTCGTGCACGTCCTGCGCCGGCGCGTCACCCAGGCCACCGGGGTTGGCGCGCGCGATGGCACGGTAGGCGGCACGTGCATCGGCCACGTCGAGCGAGTTCATCACCTGCGCGATGGCCGCGCGCAGCGCCACCACGCTCGCACAGGCGCCTTGGCGCTCCACCGCAGCGGCCACCGGCGCGCACAGCAGCAAGATGCCGAGATTCGTGTTGCAGCCCACCGTGGCCCAGGTCGCTGCCATCGCGCCTTCGATGCGATCGCCGACGGGAGCACCGGGCGTGAAGAGCGGGCCGACGGCCGCCTGCGCGCTGGCCAGGAACATGTCCGCCTGCATGCGGTGGCCCGCCGAGGCCAGGCTCACGTTACCGGGCTTGCGCACCGCCACGTCGAGCCAGCAGGCCTGCAGGAAGCAGGCGCGGGCGCGGTCGAGCAGCGCGCGATCCACCGCGCGGCTCAGGCGCGCTGCGCGCCGCGGCGCGACGCGGCGAGCCGCCGGTCCAGCAGGTCGTCGACCAGTGCGCGGGCGATGTTGAAGGCTGTGACGCGCTGCAGGCCCTGCCACGCGGCCACGCCGTTGACCTCGATCACCTGCAGCGACTGCGTGGCGCCGCAGGGCAGGATGTCGATGCCCGCATAGTCCATCTCGAGGGCCCGTGCGGCGGCTTCGGCCAATTGCGCGAGCGGCGTTTCGAGCGTGGCTGGCTCGCAGCGCGCACCTTGCGCCACGTTGTGCACCCAGTGCGCGCTGACACGGCGCATCGCCGTCACCGCTCGCCCGCCGACGACGAGCACGCGCCAGTCGAAGCCCGGCTGCGAGAGCGGCGGCACGAAGCGCTGCAGGTAGGCCAGCGCGCCATAACCCTGTTTCAGGTCGGGCAGCGGGTGGTGCACGCCGTCGACCGAGCCGACCAGTTGCAGCCCCTTGCCCTGCGAGCCGAACAGCGGCTTGAGCACCAGTGCCCGGCCGGCCGCGCTCTCGCGCATCACCAGGCGCTGTGCCTGCGAAGGCGACTCCATGGCCCATGTCGGCGGCGTCGGGATGCCGGCCGCGTGCAGCAGCAGGCTCGTCATCGACTTGTCGACGCTGCGTTCGATGGCGCGCGCGTCGTTGTAGACCGGCACGCCAAGTTCGCGCAGCGCATGCAGCACGCCCAGCCGCTTGGTCACCTGCTCGAACGTGCCGCCGGCGATGCCGCGCACCAGCACCGCGTCGGGCAACTCGCGGCCGAAGCCGGGGATGGCCAGGCCGTGCCAGGCGGCGGCGGTGTCGATGCGGCAATCGGCCAGGTCGACGCAGCGGCCCACGGCACCGCGCTCGCGCAGCGCCGCCTGCAACTGGCGGGTGTGCCAGCCGACCTCGTCGGTCATGATGGCGATGCGGCTCATGTCTGCTTCACGCTTCCTTCAGCCACAGGCCGCGCAGCAGGTCCATGTTCAGGCCGCCGGCGTGGAAGGTGCTGCCGGTGTCGAGGTTGCTCACCCACACTTCGGCAGGCGCGAACAGCGCGCCGTCGATCTTGTAGAAGTCGTACTCGACGGCCTTGAAGATCTCGGCGAACGAGCGCCCGTAATCCTTCGAGTTGCGCGAAGGCAGCTTCACGGCGAGCGCACGCGCCGCCTCGTCGCTGCCGCGCACGCTCAGGTGCACGCGGCCGCCGTAGAGGATGGCGTCGTTGGTGCGGCCCATCGCCTCCACGCCGTCCGGGCTCGGCGAAGGCAGCGGCGCGGTAGCCACGCCGTCGACGATGTGCGAGAGATCGAAGCCGATCTCGTGCGACTTGTGCAGCGCCACCTCGAGCACGCGTGCCACCACCTGCGTGGTGCCGGCCTCGCTGCTCGTGGGCGTCAGCACGATCGTCAGGCCCTGTGGCTGCAGCGCGCAGTCGCGCAGGATCTTCTGCACCACCACGGCGGGCGGCACGCGGTCGACTTCCATCACCAGCACGCCCTGGTCGGCACGGTCGCGGTAGCCGAGTTCGGCATACAGCGGTTCCTTGGCAGCCAGCGCGCGCGCCGGGCCGGAGCCGAGCGAGAAGAACTTCTTGCCGCCGGTCTCTTCCTTGCTCGCCGAGAGGCTCCAGCCGGCGTACTGGCTGGCCAGGCAGGCCAGCACCGGCTGCGAACTGCGCACCTCCAGCCAGGTCGGCCAGCCGTCGACT
Proteins encoded in this window:
- a CDS encoding RimK family alpha-L-glutamate ligase, which produces MSRIAIMTDEVGWHTRQLQAALRERGAVGRCVDLADCRIDTAAAWHGLAIPGFGRELPDAVLVRGIAGGTFEQVTKRLGVLHALRELGVPVYNDARAIERSVDKSMTSLLLHAAGIPTPPTWAMESPSQAQRLVMRESAAGRALVLKPLFGSQGKGLQLVGSVDGVHHPLPDLKQGYGALAYLQRFVPPLSQPGFDWRVLVVGGRAVTAMRRVSAHWVHNVAQGARCEPATLETPLAQLAEAAARALEMDYAGIDILPCGATQSLQVIEVNGVAAWQGLQRVTAFNIARALVDDLLDRRLAASRRGAQRA
- a CDS encoding (5-formylfuran-3-yl)methyl phosphate synthase; this translates as MRLLVSVRNVEEALLAAAGGADFIDLKEPGQGALGGLPIETIRAVVVALRERGITLPISATIGDLPMPDSGAILARVEAVGACGVDYVKVGIERDPGAGAVLFALANCGRPVVPVFIADRGLDQHAVARARTLGFPALMLDTAEKRAGSLFDALGIEVLQGFVFATRKAGMLVGLAGALRATHADALAELAPDFAGFRSAVCRGERSDALDAQCLQELVLSMRFARAPLTRR
- a CDS encoding DUF447 domain-containing protein — translated: MNDQIFETVVTTLSPEGAPHIAPMGVRYQAGRVVLMPFKPSTTLSNVLATRHAVLNLITDTRVFAGCVTGRRTWPLLPAERIAGQRLACALAHVELALDESVDDVQRPVLRLARVHEASHAPFMGLNRAQAAVVEGAVLVSRLHMLAPDKVEAEMAYLQIAIDKTAGAGEHEAWGWLQEAVAAHRAKGVA
- a CDS encoding dihydroneopterin aldolase; the protein is MDLIFIEGFTGQTVIGIHHTELHDPQPVVIDLHAGLPRSRACDTDRIGDTIDYGVVRERLQRLLVEHRLQLLEAFAEAIADILLDEFRASWVRVKVVKPRKFDDVQAVGVQIERHAAETDTPAQREQRGAAVLHLIGSGMVPGGR
- the fae gene encoding formaldehyde-activating enzyme, which codes for MAKIDRMMVGESLVGDGNEVAHIDLIIGPRGSAAESAFANALTNNKDGFTSLLAVVAPNLLTKPSTVMFNKVTIKGAKQAVQMFGPAQRGVAMAVADSVEDGTIPAAEADNLFICVGVFIHWLAEDDKKIQEYNYKAVRESIQRAVAGSPTAAEVVAKKGSVAHPFQAK
- the mch gene encoding methenyltetrahydromethanopterin cyclohydrolase is translated as MSDHPAALAGSTLSLNAHVQPWVERLVADADALRVKVTQDASGARVVDAGIVAGGGIEAGLLIGEICLGGFGSVTARSGAVDGWPTWLEVRSSQPVLACLASQYAGWSLSASKEETGGKKFFSLGSGPARALAAKEPLYAELGYRDRADQGVLVMEVDRVPPAVVVQKILRDCALQPQGLTIVLTPTSSEAGTTQVVARVLEVALHKSHEIGFDLSHIVDGVATAPLPSPSPDGVEAMGRTNDAILYGGRVHLSVRGSDEAARALAVKLPSRNSKDYGRSFAEIFKAVEYDFYKIDGALFAPAEVWVSNLDTGSTFHAGGLNMDLLRGLWLKEA
- a CDS encoding sigma-54-dependent Fis family transcriptional regulator, translating into MTLTMREAHRHADRILELVRSGVPEQANDPVAQSWSRCLNEYRLDPAKACEPAFVARVELEERRARRADVIACARYEMTTLYQQLADAEAAVVLTDTDGVIVHMVSSPEFAAEVGPLGLRVGGMWSETAAGTNGMGTCLAAAGPVSVRREDHFFTQFTQLTCSAVPVYDPSGEIAAVLDVTSRSSLMQQHLLVLLGMTARMIENRLIDARYRNAHPLHFHSRPEFVYTLHEGKLAVGDDGRILAANRSALFQLGLQSMEDIRSHRIEDLFQTSLEDMLQRSTSASFHPVVTYRANAALRFFAVARRPASDAKAPMVAGPTVAANAGQLAPARTPARLAAPKPASGTTFKDVRLVAHLDTARRVIARQTPVLLCGETGSGKEVFARAVHEASPHAAGAFVAVNCASLPETLIESELFGYRAGAFTGAQRTGRRGKILQADGGTLFLDEIADMPLELQARLLRVLDERQVTPLGTEETHPVDFQLISASHQHLPALVREGRFREDLYYRLAGIELQLPPLRDRSDRRDLMLAVLAAEAGGAGSLTAEAERLLLEHPWPGNIRQLRHVLRTAAALADGKPITREHLPTLIHVAAAPTLPPQASSAMRLAASMADDLGGDDLPVKLNPIQANERQVLLQLLEQHRWNVSNVAKALDVSRNTLYRKLHKLHIEVSHPD
- a CDS encoding triphosphoribosyl-dephospho-CoA synthase; this encodes MDRALLDRARACFLQACWLDVAVRKPGNVSLASAGHRMQADMFLASAQAAVGPLFTPGAPVGDRIEGAMAATWATVGCNTNLGILLLCAPVAAAVERQGACASVVALRAAIAQVMNSLDVADARAAYRAIARANPGGLGDAPAQDVHDEPTVGLREAMRLAASRDRIAQQYASGHADLFDIGRAVWPSGFVLGVRPAGEAPDAATKAAVARVFLGFLGAIPDSHIVRKHGEAVAHTVMTAAQAWRGHASPDGEPAFAAWDESLKARGINPGTSADLTVATLMIASLLGPQWHGT
- a CDS encoding flavoprotein encodes the protein MSAETPSTASSTSFTSKSRTPTDRPGDDFASPLPPRSRFAWCITGSGHYLDESIALAARLPALDLFLSDAAEEVLPIYKMPLDELRPRFAPGFRLVRDKTASAVPVGMLYDDVYHTVVIAPATSNTVAKCVVGISDTLPTNMFAQAGKLGIPGIVFACDTEPVVVTKSPHDWVTLRPRRVELDNVERLREIDFCEVVCSPAELEAALQRRLDALSLAWTTSSS
- a CDS encoding DUF6513 domain-containing protein, translated to MDHILFLTGRLAQPQLERVLAGIDDAPFTYEVREIGLQVAALMTADMIRRRVEAPVQASRIVVPGRCRGDLDALTAHFGIPVMRGPEELKDLPRFFNRAAKPEDLSEYEVAIFAEIVDAPRLSVEAIVARAHALQRDGADVIDLGCLPETAFAHLEDSVRALKAEGFAVSVDSVDVQELLRGGRAGADYLLSLTVDTLWVADEVAATPVLIPRTPHDESSLHAAIDALRAKGRAFLADPILDPIPFGLVASIVRYHALRARYPEAPIMMGVGNLTELTEADTSGINALLFGMAAELNVAAVLTTQVSAHARRAVKEADWARRIMHAAARQRSLPKGMNDALMTVHAKHPFPDTPDEIAATAAQVRDPNFRVQVSQQGLHVYNRDGMRTGQDAFELWPQLGLEGDASHAFYMGVELAHAQLAWQLGKRYTQDQPLDWGCAVDREADDLNAWCAPGPTRATPKKSET